One Carya illinoinensis cultivar Pawnee chromosome 5, C.illinoinensisPawnee_v1, whole genome shotgun sequence genomic window, ATTCTGATCAATGGCCACAAACAGGCGCTGGCTTTTGGAACGTCGGTAAGAGAAACTTTCATCAAAGAGATAAATATCGTGAGAAAATGTAAAGCTTACTGATATTAGTTCAACTTTACCTGATCTGAACTCAGGCATACGTAACGCAAGATGACACTCTGATGACAACTTTAACGGTCAGAGAAGCCGTGTACTACTCAGCTCAGCTCCAATTACCAGACTCCATGTCAAAGTCAGAAAAGAAGGAGAGAGCAGATGTGACAATCACAGAAATGGGCTTGCAAGATGCCGTGAACACAAGAATCGGTGGGTGGGGAGCCAAAGGAATCAGTGGTGGGCAAAAGAGAAGAGTCAGCATTTGCATAGAGATACTAACACGCCCCAAGCTTCTTTTTCTTGACGAGCCAACAAGTGGACTTGATAGTGCCGCATCATATTATGTGATGAGCAGAATTGCAAGGCTGGATCAAAAGGATGGAGTTGGAAGGACTATAATTGCATCTATCCACCAACCCAGCACTGAAGTCTTCCAACTTTTCAACAATCTTTGCCTTCTGTCGTCAGGGAAAACTGTATATTTTGGTCCTGCTTCCGCAGCCAAtgaggtacgtacgtacgtaggttCTCTGTATATATCATGTTTCTTATGTTTATCATGaaatgtatttatttggttttgtAACGTGTAACTATACCTCCTCGCTTTAATTTCCATGCAGTTTTTCGCTTCAAATGGCTTTCCCTGCCCGAGTCTACAAAATCCATCTGATCACTTccttaaaaccataaacaaagaTTTTGACATGGTAAGGGGATTAGCGCGGACTTGGGTTCATATATGTTTCTGTATATAGGCATGCACGAGCATCGATCTTTTGATCTTAATCGTATACGTACGATTATTTACcaatatctaaaaaataatattgatttcCTTCAATCATTTGTAGGATCTTGAGAAAGGTTTGGGTGGAGGAGCAGTACCTACAGAGGAAGCAATTCACACTCTTACAAAGGCATATAAATCATCTGGGATTTTCGTACAAGTTCAAAGACAGGTAGCAGAAATATGTAGACAGGTAAGGATCCAGCAACCAATTTCGCGAGTCTAAATAGTAAATTAAGCATCTCacccaaattatatatatataaaaatatctggATGACTGAAATTTAATGATTGGTTTCAGGATTGTGGAGCATTTGAGTGGAAGAAATCAAGCCACGCTGGCTTTGTTACTCAGTGTCTTGTTCTTACAAAAAGGTCTTTTGTGAACATGTACCGTGACCTCGGTTACTACTGGCTGCGCCTAGCTATCTATGTTGCCTTGGGTGTGGGCCTAGCAACCGCCTTTTATGATATAGGCTTTGGCAGCGAATCAATagaggtgagagagagattttttaaaaaaaaaaccaataatgaaaaaaataaaaaacaataatgctatataccagtcttaaataattttttttattaaaaatatagatctaattatgaaaaaatttaaaaaaaatcattttttaaagtaagatctaccttttataaaaaatttacacaaaAAATTACCTAAGATTTGTACATTAATTAAGACTTGTtgctaatattattttaataattagatgatcTGATGATATatgaactattttttatatgaaaaatttagatTCGAACCCTCCATCTCATttgtatagaaaaaaaaaaaagatacgcAATTAATCATGAATATTACTTGAAaaccaatattaatttatacacGCGATCGATCTTAATTTTCAGGCAAGGGGTGCACTGCTCATGTTTGTCGCTTCATTCCTAACTTTCATGACCATCGGTGGATTCCCTTCGTTCGTGGAGGACATGAAGGTTTGCTTTGACTCagttttatatagattttactGCATGCCCTCGATTTATATTAATGAAAAAGTAAAGGCAACGTCTTGTATAAATTGGCAGCTGTTAATTACATGAATACCAATGTTTTTTCTCCCATACGTTTATCCAGATATTTGAACGAGAAAGATTAAATGGTCACTATGGCACGGCTGCATTTGTAGTTGGCAACACATTTTCTGCAGTTCCATACCTGTTACTGATATCACTTATTCCCGGAGCAATAACTTATTTCCTTCCTGGTCTTCATAAGGGAGCTGAACACTTTTTATACTTTGCCGTCGTGCTATTTACTTGCATGATGTTAGTTGAGAGCCTGATGATGATTGTTGCAAGCATTGTGCCAAATTTTCTAATGGGCATAATAGCTGGTTCGGGAATTCAAGCGTTGATGATCTTAGGCGGCGGGTTCTTTCGGTTGCCTGGCGATCTTCCAAGACCATTTTGGAAATATCCTTTATACTACGTCGCTTTCCACAAGTATGCGTACCAAGGATTGTTCAAGAACGAGTATGAAGGGTTATCATTTCCGAATAACGTTCAAGCCGGAGGGCCAGCCACAATCAGCGGTGAACAGATTCTGAGAGAAAGATGGCAAATGGAAATTGATTATTCGAAGTGGGTAGATCTTGCTATATTGTTCGGAATGGTAGTTTTGTATCGAGTTGTGTTCTTGGGAATGATCAAGAGCAATGAAAAGCTGAAGCCTATTGTAAGAGCTTTATTGTCAGTGCCTTCCAAGAAAACAACCCAGGTGGTGGTGAATCCCTCTGTTACTCCCTCTGCTACACCTTTACATGGGGATCAGATTCAGTCTCAGATTCAGATTCGGGCGCAAGTACCACACGTGAGCTGAGGAGCTGGGCTGGGCCGGTGCTTTGGGCCTCACTATCTTAAGTTTAACTCAATAGGTTTAGTTCATGGCCTGAAGTGTGTTCAGTGGGCTTTAATCTATCAGTCATGTATTTAGTTCGGACTCGCCTTTCGGCCCTTATCTAGTTATGGCCCATGGCTTTTATGTTTATTTCCCTTCAGTTAGCCAAGGGTACCTGGATATATGTATACGAGGAATCATCTTGTATTTTCATTCTAGAATGTTCAAGAAGTTATTTCGTTTTCTCTTTCTCATTTTCTGGAGGAGCTCCCTCCGTTTgctattttattcatcattttttttataattatttattttctcatcatcgACGTGGcactaaataatttaatattatttattatattttatttataaatatattatctaatatcatataatgaaataattaaaagatgataaaaattaaaatgattagtaacattaggtttcttaatttatatataagttgGTAGGtgtgaaaaagaataaattaaaatagttgACCAGGacgaataataataataataataataataataataataataatatatttgctTCTAGAGAGGGAATAGATATACCTTGGTCCCAAAttaaagttatatattattaattattaaaaaaaaaaaaaaaagacctttaTCTGGCCAGAAGTAAGGCGGTATGAATCAGTCAGCACGGAAAAAAGCAGTAGCTTGCCGAATATATTTTTCCAAGTCTTTGCGGGGTCTTTGTTTTTCTAGTTACTTCTATACATGTTAGCTAGAGTATGAATGAATGATATCCTTCTCGCCGCCCTAAGAAATCAACGTAGATGGACCAGATTAATGCACATCCACCAAGAACAACCCTTGTAATTAATTGGGTGAATTATACAGTACTAGTACTTGCTAAAGGATAATATCCCTTATAGGGAAATTAAGGATAAAAATTTACCACGCatgcaaaatttaaattaattatcaatgtacgttaaaaatgattgtataaagtattattatatattataataattaataattaaaaagaaagtaataTAGGCGTCCgtaaatattggaagaaaatgatgtCAACTTAGTGACATCATGGCTCGAGCAAGCTTCCTACCACTTGACAAAAATCGGGTAATGGTCAATACAGTGCGTTCAAATCTATCTTCTTGTCATCCACCATCTAACGCGTCCTGTAAAAGCAGTAAATGCCCGCGATGCCTTTATATGCAAGTTTTCCCCTCATCATCATGCTCACTCCATAAAATTAAGCTGCTTAAACTCTCTGATCTCATGGCCTCTCTTCCTCGTTCAACGCTCCAACCCAACACAAACCCAGAAATCATCAAAACTGCATTCGAAATGGAAAATACTTCCATGATCGATATCGTAGTGCAAAACGAAAGTGATCAAGAAGATGCTGATCTTAACATGAAGCAGTTAATTCGGACTCGTGATATTGATCATCATCAGCCTGCAGATGATCTGGATGGTGTTTTCTTGACATGGAAGGATCTATGCGTAACTGTTTCCGATGGAAAAAGTGGCACAAAACCGATCCTTCAAAGTCTGATTGGTTATGCTCGACCTGGGGAGCTTCTGGCCATAATGGGTCCTTCCGGTTGTGGCAAGTCTACACTTCTTGATGCATTAGCGGGTAATGACATTAATTCTTAACTCATgtaatatataagaaaacaaaagtctatatatatttctatcaCCATAGCTGCTACGGTActtaaaattttgagatctatGGTTTTCTAATTATAAATGGTTAAGGTTTGTATATTTTTTGGATTCGGGTGTTAAAAAGGTTGTGCGCGCGGTAAGTACTTCAATACATTATATTGGAATATAGGGGTGTTAGACTCAAATACATGAGTTAACAATATGAAAACTGCTACTTAAATgaagatattatataaaataaatttacaaattgatatgattttataggatattttaaatttactttataattaaagtaattttataaattgacgacAGTGTATtaagccacatcagtttgtgatattatttttatttaatttttttatatctaaagtatttattttacaatGCTGTCAACTTGTTTTcttctattaattatatatggatGATCAATTTGATCAATGATGAATGGCACTTCATTCTTGAATGCCAGATAATTAAGAACCCACTAAGCGCGCGCGCACCCAAACTTTGGAGTATATCATGATCAGCCTCTATCTGTTTGCTTTGAATTATTGTTcatgttttcctttttattttttcttcttatacTGTTATAcatattctttttcattttaaccttattaTGCATATTCAATGAATGGGATCATATgtttcaagaaataaaaaaaaatgaatgggaTCATATATGGGTCCTACGCGCAATAAGGTCtgtcctagctagctagtggACTGTGGGCGCAATAGCCAAGATTTTGGTTTATTTAATCGCGAAGGAATTCAGATCTAGCTCTTGATTGCGCATGCTGACCATCGAGAATGTCTAAAGTAGGACTCATCATCGCCAAAATATGAGACTCAAGCCACGCACCAAATCATGTCGGTCGGATGTTTCAAATCATGTTAGTTTGACATTCTTATTATATATCTCTAATActctattctttcatttcaataatatatatattaattaattaattactcgGTGCGTACTCCATTGATCTCCACCTATTTCATGTTCACTGATCTGAAACCCAACACGATTGGCTAAAATAAAAAGCATtttctgatatatatattaaaaaaaaaaaagtatacttGAGAGGAAGTTCAATATCTTTGACTATATATGCCATTTATTTCCTTCCAAAATTGCTAAAAGATTTCTTGGTCTCTTTTGTCAGTCAAATTGACAATTggcaataaattataatttgatatacCCTGTTACCGTGTATGACTGTGCATGCGTAGGACTTTTACCTGCAAAACTCCAACTTGTTCGATTACTGATATTGCAGGGAGGTTGAGTTCAAACACGAGGCAAACGGGAGAGATTCTGATCAACGGTCGTAAGCAGGTCCTGGCTTACGGAACATCGGTATGCAAAGTTGATATAAACTATATTAACAAGTCAATTAATGTTGTCGTGCGATGGGCCAGAGTCCATACAAATCTGTTTTTCCCTCTTTAAACAGAGGGAAGACGAGAGACGACGTATGTAATAGTAATAGTGGACCGGGTCATGATGAGCTTGGACTTACTTTGTGGGTGTTTCAGTCCACGTTAACGGCAGAAGTCATTTGAACTCGACCCAACTATTTATTGGGTCAGAAAGCATTAGTCCAAGTCTCTACCTAACTTAAAATCCCACGGGTCAACCAATACCCTTCTGTGCATCTTCTTTGTTTTCTCAAAATTGttacatttcaatttaattacaaacagaaaatttatttggataaaaactaaaaataaagataaagattATTGGATCTTGTCGGgttttctaatttaattgacACAAGTTTATCAGAATGATTACTATGAATATGAGATTTGAAGTAGTTGATAATATTGACGATACCAAAAGATGTTATTCTATTAATTCTGACAGATTTCCCATTTACATTTTGTGGAACCTAGGCATATGTAACACAAGATGACACTTTAATGATGACTTTGACGGTTAGAGAAGCAGTGTACTACTCAGCGCAGCTCCAATTACCGGACTCAATGTCAAAATCAGAGAAGAAGGAGAGAGCAGATATGACAATAAGAGAGATGGGTTTGCAAGAAGCCATGAATACCAGAATTGGAGGTTGGGGAGTCAAAGGCATTAGTGGTGGACAAAAGAGGAGAGTAAGCATTTGCATAGAGATCCTAACCCGCCCCAAGCTTCTCTTCCTAGACGAACCAACAAGTGGGCTTGATAGTGCAGCATCATACTATGTCATGAGCAGGATTGCACGCCTAGGTCAAAGAGATGGGATTGGAAGAACCGTTATTGCATCCATTCATCAGCCTAGCAGTGAAGTCTTTAAGCTCTTTCACAATCTCTGTCTCCTGTCTTCAGGTAGAGCTGTATACTTTGGTCCAGCTTCGGCAGCAAATGAGGTAAATGAATGGaactttttctatattttttaagcATATTAGAGTTGAAGTAACTAACTACTCTTTCTTCAATCCAATGTAGTTTTTCTCTTTGAGTGGTTTCCCATGCCCGACCCTCCAAAATCCATCTGATCACTTCCTAAAAACCATAAACAAGGATTTTGAAAAGGTAAGGTTCCTATGCGCCAGTTCTCTAGTCCTAGCAGTACCTCTCTCTTCTGTAATGATTTAATATAGTGTATTTTGATTATCATAGGACTTTGAAGAAGGTTTAGCTGGGGTGCTATCCACAGAGGAAGTAATTCAGTTACTTATAAAGTCGTATAAATCAACAGAAAGGTACCAACAAGTACCAAAGCAGGTAGCTGAAATATGTAAACAGGTGAGCATCTAACATACTGAATATATAATTACGTTGTTCACACATAAATGCTAGCCATACCAATCGATGAATGACATTTGAGCCCAAAATAGAAAATCGATTAACGGcattttcaacttgtttttcaGGCCCATGGAGACTTGGAGACGAAGAGAAGTCATGCCAGCTTCCTTACTCAGTGTCTTGTTCTAACAAGAAGATCTTTTGTGAATATGTATCGTGATCTAGGCTACTACTGGTTGCGCCTGGCAATTTATATCGCATTGGCTATAGGCCTTGGTACTGTGTATTTCGACATTGGGCATACTTATGCTTCAATacaggtgtgtgtgtgtgtgtgtgtgtgtgtgtgtgtgtgtgagagagagagagagagagagagagagagagagagagaggctgatACTAGCTAGCATAATTTGATTCCATTCTTGCAAATTACATGACATGAGTATTTAAATTGACCATTGTGCTTTTGATTTGTTTCAGGCTAGAGGTTCACTGCTCACATTTATAGCTTCATTCCTAACATTCATGGCCATCGGTGGTTTTCCTTCATTTGTGGAGGACATGAAGGTGCGTACttcgactttttttttttttttttttttctttttttggaacTTCTTTGTCAGTTAATCCCAAGGATAGCATACTCCGGCCAAGAATacacctagctagctagaataTCATTGTGTTAGTAGGCGCATCATCAGTATTACTGAACTCTCATTCCACCATGATCCAGATATTTGAGCGAGAAAGATTAAATGGGCATTACGGTGCTGTTGCATTTGTCATTAGCAACACACTCTCTGCTGTGCCCTACTTGTTACTGGTTTCAATAATTCCTGGAGCAATAGCTTATTACCTACCTGGACTACGCAAAGGACAAGAATACTTTGCCTACTTTGTTTCGGTTATGTTTGCTTGCATGATGTTGGTGGAGAGCCTAATGATGCTTGTGGCAAGCATTGTGCCCAATTATCTCATGGGTATAATAACTGGTGCCGGAATTCAAGGGCTAATGATTTTAGTCGGGGGATTCTTCAGACTGCCAAATGATCTTCCTAAACCCGTGTGGAAATACCCATTACATGAAATCGCTTTCCATAAGTATGCCTACCAAGGAATGTTCAAGAATGAGTTTGAAGGAGCCGTGTTTCAGAATAACCAGAAATTAGATGGAGGAGGGCCAGTACCCACGATCATCACAGGGGATGAAATCTTGAGAGATACATGGCAAGCTGAAATGGGTTACTCCAAGTGGGGTGATCTTGCTGTTCTACTAGGAATGATAGCGTTCTATCGACTCTTGTTTCTGGTCATCATCAAGGGTACTGAAAAGTTCAAGCCCCTGATCAAGGCTTTCAAGTCTAGGCCTTCCAAAAAACCTACAGCACAGGTTACCGTGAATCCTTCTTCTGCACCCTTGCATGAAGAGTCGAAGCTTTAGTAGATGATCATTAGGTTTGAATATCATGTACTGAAAATCAAGCAGCTTATCCTTGAGAAAACACACAAGATTGAACCTGTGTTCGGTaacatatatatctatactaatatataaagtgcGAATCGCTTAAAAACAGTATTTTCGtccaacatttttattttcaattttgtccTTAGTTTTATTTGTCAATTACGGTTATTTGCATTCTACTTTTATTCTACCGATTGTTCTTTTGGTCTTTCTCCATTCCCACCAACTTATTTAGCTTTTCCTGTTTTATTTCCAGTTTTGCCCCTTAATTTTATTGTCCAGTTTGTTGTCTTTGGTGTCGTTTTGATTCGTCGACTTTATTTTAATGTCTTTTTACAGTTAAAACTTATCACTTTGTCTGATAAAATGCAATCGGATTGAAATTTAAATgtcaatatttctttcattccGTATGTTCAACTATCTATTCTCCATATTCtgaccttttaaaaaaaatatcctggACGAAGTTAATCGTGAATCTCAGCAATTCTAGGTATATTCTTGTTGTTTCTCTCAGTATTGAAATGATGAATTGTATTGTATGAATGTTGTTACAGTgtgtaattagatgatttgcatatgcatatgtcgtGATTTCTTCTGATTTCTTTGTATGTTCtgagaacacaaaaaaaaaaacacagttaAGAGTGAAAAAAGAAAGCCCAGTTGTTCCTCACCTTCAGAGCCAATAAACAATAGATCCAACCGAAAAATAaccataagaaaaaaaagttcctCCACCAAACAACAGATCCAACCGAAAAACCCAATAATATGCcatcagaaaaaagaaaacacccaAACAGAGTTCCTTAATACACACGAGATGGTGAAATAAACCCACCCAAACAACAAATGCAACcgagaaagtaaaaaaaaaaaaaaaaaaaaaaaaaactccctttcaaaaaaaaaaaactccttcgaaaataaaatttcaaaaataatccTACGCCCATCTGGTCTtatctggtctcttccaccaCCAAGTGCTTCCTCCTCCCCAAGCCCGAGGCCTGTAGTCCCTTTCTTTTCCCTGGCACAGATGGTCTCTCTCTTTACATCTCTTTCCTCTCATTTGTCCCTCAGATCTGCCATCGACGGCAGCTCGCGGTCATGCACGGGCACACCCACtacgttactattttagataaaatattatataatattatataatatatattatcatttcaCCTCCAGCGACTCTCACCCACCAACTCCCACTCCTGTcgggaaagaatccaaaattaATTGTCGTGCACACCCACTCCGTtactattttaaatagataCTGAATCCACCAACTCCAGCGACTCTCACCCACCAACTCCCAGTCCTGTCGGGAAAGCATCCAAAACTGATTGCCATGCTGTCTAACCACGATGCACCCAACCATACGGTGATGCCGTGTGACCTTGACATGGTGGCGGCAAGGGGGCCACCAGGTGACAACCCAACAAAAGAAATAGAACCTAAAGGCAAACAACAGAGAAAACAAACACATACCCAACAAACAACAGAAACCCCAACTGCGATGCATCCCAACTAGACGCTTACATTGTTTAATGTCGGCGTCCTCGCTGCATGTGGGGGTCAATAGCCCTAGGTGGTCCAATCACGATGCAACCCAAGCACATGGCAACACCGTTTGGCCTTGACGTGCTTGCAGCATAGCAGATCGCAACGATTAGTTGCTGCaacaactacaaaaaaaaaattagaaatccaCTTTAATCCTATtgagagaaagagggaggggGACGATTGTCCGCTAGAACCCACGGTGTGGCCGTGGGTTGGGGGAGAACCCATGGTGAGTAAACCGATGATGATTCTGTTGTGGGTGTGGCCATGGTGAGAAAGAACCCACAGTGACTAAAAGAGAagaggggaagaagaaaaatggagaagGGTTGTGGCAGGTGCTATGGGGCGACAACGGGAAGAGAGGGATGAGAGTCTGAGTTGAGAAAGcgaagaaaatttgttttactTTGTTTTGCTTACCGTGCTAAAACAATCATCCAAATTTTCATATTGATTGAAAGGAATATGATAGGTGACAAAGAAGAGTTATTATACAAGGGAAAAAGTGAGGTGGGTGGAGGACCGGTGGTAGTGATTGACAGCCTATAAAAAATATGGATTGACATAAAATACACAATAAACGATGAAATGTTAGGTCGCAGGAGCGAGGAATTACTGAACCCATCCTCACTCACATCATCAGCTCACCCTCCTTCTGCTGTTACACTCAACAAGGATTAGTTTAGCCATTTCCTTCACAATGCGTCTGTATGTGtgccatataatatatacacatatcaaaatagtttgaatttcaaactcccaacaaataatattaaattattcacGAAACTAACATTTATTGACTGTCTTGTAACAACTCTCAGAAACAGATCacactaaaacaaaaaaaatagtaaatgattacaattttttgaaatctttataaagtgtaataataaattttcatataattgtttaaaaaaagtttgctttgttttgtttcgcTTACCGTGCTAAAACAATCATCCAACTTTTTATATTGATTGAAAGGAATATGGTAGGTGACAAAGAAGAGTTATTATACAAGGGAAAATGTGAGGTGGGTGGAGGACCGGTGGTAGTGATTGACAGCCTATAAAAAACATGGATTGACATAAAATACACAATAAACGATGAAATGTTAGGTGGCAGGAGCGAGGAATTACTGAACCCATCCTCACTCACATCATCAGCTCACCCTCCTTCTGCTGTTACACTCAACAGGGATTAGTTtaaccatttccttcacaatGCGTCTGTATGTGtgccatataatatatacacatatcaaaatagtttgaatatcaaactcccaacaaataatattaaattattcacAAAACTAACATTTATTGACTGTCTTGTAACAACTCCCAGAAAAGGGTCacactaaaacaaaagaaatataattttaaaacattttaatttttttttacattttagattctcaacaaaattttatttataactcatatattaagcaaaaacattttaaatgaaCTGTGTACTAATATCTAGATAacaaaaatcttttataaacattattattaaattttaagtcattattaatgtataaattaaaaaaaaaattacaacattttaaattttatttatttatatttttaattcttaatataattttatacaaaattcatatatgaattgaaacaatttaaatgaagtatatgctaatagttaaataatgaaatttttttataaacattatcatTAAATTTACAGAAAGGACGTGCATTGATGAACTTAAGCCGATCAACCTCAATCCACTTCTAAATGTTTATCCACACCTCCATGTAAGAATTATCATTTTAGAATTCTCTAGATAATAATGACGACCGGAACTGATGAAAGGTGTAggtgaaaattttttttttatatttcttagtCAAAGCAAAAAgtactttgtttttattaattgattGAGAAAAATTGTGGGGCAGTAAATTACCAGCTGTATTGCTCATATTCATCATGATTTTACTTCACAAATATCTCATCCCTCAAGTTTTCAGAAAAGTTGATCCAATAATCTTGAGTAGGTGAAAAGAGAGTTATAGGTTTGGTGGCAGGTCTATTTTTGTATCTTTAATATCATCATTCTGttttatttgattcaataaaacttattactttttaatgCACCTTAAACGCCACCTAATAATCACGTGGATCTATACTGCTTCAACAACACTAATAATGAATTGTTCTCTTTCTAAAATTAGATTATTAATTTACTAAAGAGAATGTACATTTAGTTGTCTTTTATATGAGTTGGCCAGCTGTAGCCTGTAACATTTTGCAGTCAAATAATGGGTCACACGCTGCCCATCTCTACTCTTTTTACAGTCCAACGTTTTGCAGTACCCAAAAAGAAGACAATTCGCATTTCGCACCATAAGCAGCCATGACCGAGTAATACCATTTTGAAGAATGCACGGTGCAGAAAATTCACCGTTTCAGAATTAGTGCGCGCACAATCTTGCGAAATGGATTACTCCTAATCTATAA contains:
- the LOC122311778 gene encoding ABC transporter G family member 1-like gives rise to the protein MASLLHDPNVSHVSVPNQKSTTPRSTSFEVETVSTVPMQSNRSGESVVRSSSMSSSKDGVFLTWEDLWVTVPNGKSGSRSILGGVTGYARPGELLAIMGPSGCGKSTLLDTLAGRLGSNTRQSGDILINGHKQALAFGTSAYVTQDDTLMTTLTVREAVYYSAQLQLPDSMSKSEKKERADVTITEMGLQDAVNTRIGGWGAKGISGGQKRRVSICIEILTRPKLLFLDEPTSGLDSAASYYVMSRIARLDQKDGVGRTIIASIHQPSTEVFQLFNNLCLLSSGKTVYFGPASAANEFFASNGFPCPSLQNPSDHFLKTINKDFDMDLEKGLGGGAVPTEEAIHTLTKAYKSSGIFVQVQRQVAEICRQDCGAFEWKKSSHAGFVTQCLVLTKRSFVNMYRDLGYYWLRLAIYVALGVGLATAFYDIGFGSESIEARGALLMFVASFLTFMTIGGFPSFVEDMKIFERERLNGHYGTAAFVVGNTFSAVPYLLLISLIPGAITYFLPGLHKGAEHFLYFAVVLFTCMMLVESLMMIVASIVPNFLMGIIAGSGIQALMILGGGFFRLPGDLPRPFWKYPLYYVAFHKYAYQGLFKNEYEGLSFPNNVQAGGPATISGEQILRERWQMEIDYSKWVDLAILFGMVVLYRVVFLGMIKSNEKLKPIVRALLSVPSKKTTQVVVNPSVTPSATPLHGDQIQSQIQIRAQVPHVS
- the LOC122311939 gene encoding ABC transporter G family member 1-like isoform X2, which produces MSVGCFKSWRLSSNTRQTGEILINGRKQVLAYGTSAYVTQDDTLMMTLTVREAVYYSAQLQLPDSMSKSEKKERADMTIREMGLQEAMNTRIGGWGVKGISGGQKRRVSICIEILTRPKLLFLDEPTSGLDSAASYYVMSRIARLGQRDGIGRTVIASIHQPSSEVFKLFHNLCLLSSGRAVYFGPASAANEFFSLSGFPCPTLQNPSDHFLKTINKDFEKDFEEGLAGVLSTEEVIQLLIKSYKSTERYQQVPKQVAEICKQAHGDLETKRSHASFLTQCLVLTRRSFVNMYRDLGYYWLRLAIYIALAIGLGTVYFDIGHTYASIQARGSLLTFIASFLTFMAIGGFPSFVEDMKIFERERLNGHYGAVAFVISNTLSAVPYLLLVSIIPGAIAYYLPGLRKGQEYFAYFVSVMFACMMLVESLMMLVASIVPNYLMGIITGAGIQGLMILVGGFFRLPNDLPKPVWKYPLHEIAFHKYAYQGMFKNEFEGAVFQNNQKLDGGGPVPTIITGDEILRDTWQAEMGYSKWGDLAVLLGMIAFYRLLFLVIIKGTEKFKPLIKAFKSRPSKKPTAQVTVNPSSAPLHEESKL
- the LOC122311939 gene encoding ABC transporter G family member 1-like isoform X1; protein product: MVNTVRSNLSSCHPPSNASCKSSKCPRCLYMQVFPSSSCSLHKIKLLKLSDLMASLPRSTLQPNTNPEIIKTAFEMENTSMIDIVVQNESDQEDADLNMKQLIRTRDIDHHQPADDLDGVFLTWKDLCVTVSDGKSGTKPILQSLIGYARPGELLAIMGPSGCGKSTLLDALAGRLSSNTRQTGEILINGRKQVLAYGTSAYVTQDDTLMMTLTVREAVYYSAQLQLPDSMSKSEKKERADMTIREMGLQEAMNTRIGGWGVKGISGGQKRRVSICIEILTRPKLLFLDEPTSGLDSAASYYVMSRIARLGQRDGIGRTVIASIHQPSSEVFKLFHNLCLLSSGRAVYFGPASAANEFFSLSGFPCPTLQNPSDHFLKTINKDFEKDFEEGLAGVLSTEEVIQLLIKSYKSTERYQQVPKQVAEICKQAHGDLETKRSHASFLTQCLVLTRRSFVNMYRDLGYYWLRLAIYIALAIGLGTVYFDIGHTYASIQARGSLLTFIASFLTFMAIGGFPSFVEDMKIFERERLNGHYGAVAFVISNTLSAVPYLLLVSIIPGAIAYYLPGLRKGQEYFAYFVSVMFACMMLVESLMMLVASIVPNYLMGIITGAGIQGLMILVGGFFRLPNDLPKPVWKYPLHEIAFHKYAYQGMFKNEFEGAVFQNNQKLDGGGPVPTIITGDEILRDTWQAEMGYSKWGDLAVLLGMIAFYRLLFLVIIKGTEKFKPLIKAFKSRPSKKPTAQVTVNPSSAPLHEESKL